A region of Diospyros lotus cultivar Yz01 chromosome 3, ASM1463336v1, whole genome shotgun sequence DNA encodes the following proteins:
- the LOC127797997 gene encoding uncharacterized protein LOC127797997: MASACISSCVNDARVPVRATYANLYKWPESDAEFVRSVSSNGRRAGDLGSGYRGHPRVVDSISCRQLYLRSYPFSRKETVPEKTRKCLERVRERVVVGRRKRKDSSSPGGGGRKCAVSAALCSIFRRLLDCTTKVDVVE, from the coding sequence ATGGCCTCCGCTTGCATATCCAGCTGCGTCAATGACGCCCGAGTCCCTGTCCGCGCCACTTACGCCAACCTCTACAAGTGGCCGGAATCCGACGCCGAGTTCGTCAGATCTGTTAGCTCCAACGGCCGCCGAGCCGGAGACCTCGGTAGCGGCTACCGCGGCCACCCCAGGGTGGTGGACAGCATTTCATGCAGGCAACTGTATCTGAGGAGCTACCCGTTCTCCAGGAAGGAGACGGTGCCGGAGAAGACCCGGAAGTGCCTGGAAAGAGTTCGAGAGAGAGTGGTGGtcggaaggagaaagagaaaggactCTTCATCTCCCGGTGGCGGCGGGAGGAAGTGCGCCGTCAGTGCGGCCTTGTGCTCGATTTTCCGGCGGTTGCTGGATTGCACCACCAAGGTTGATGTGGTTGAATAA